In Xyrauchen texanus isolate HMW12.3.18 chromosome 14, RBS_HiC_50CHRs, whole genome shotgun sequence, the following are encoded in one genomic region:
- the LOC127654648 gene encoding G-protein coupled receptor 183-A-like, producing the protein MDMNTTSNDTCTNLYDHRSWAHIFLPLVYSLICIVGFLGNALALHVIWPNLKKMNSTTLYSANLVVSDILFSLALPLRVVYYAKGFNWQMGEGLCKATSLLFYINMYASVNFMTCLSIDRFIAVVLPLRFSRFRKVQNVRYICVAVWAVVLMQTLPLLFMPMKNEEQNGQITCMEYPNFEKIVNLPIMLIGAVFLGFGIPLITILVCYSALCSKLRLLAKSNKLMEKSGRSRKVTGVICAVILVFMVCYSPYHIDLLQYMIRKLQYNPDCSELHNFQISLHITVCLMNLNSCLDPFIYFFACKGYKKKILKLFKKQVSMSFSSVVRTFPEESSKDVLANDKIQISSRSYQKENSSMLLNE; encoded by the coding sequence ATGGATATGAACACCACCAGCAATGACACGTGTACCAACCTGTATGACCATCGCAGTTGGGCACACATTTTCCTGCCTCTGGTGTACTCTCTGATATGTATTGTGGGATTTCTGGGCAATGCCTTGGCTTTGCATGTCATTTGGCCTAACCTAAAGAAAATGAACTCCACCACTCTCTACTCAGCCAACCTGGTGGTGTCGGACATCTTGTTTTCACTTGCTTTGCCTTTGCGTGTGGTTTACTATGCAAAAGGGTTCAATTGGCAGATGGGGGAAGGCCTATGCAAGGCCACATCTTTGCTGTTTTACATCAACATGTACGCCAGTGTCAACTTCATGACATGCTTAAGCATAGACCGTTTCATTGCTGTGGTACTACCGTTGCGCTTCTCGAGGTTCCGGAAAGTTCAGAACGTACGGTACATTTGTGTGGCAGTATGGGCAGTGGTGCTGATGCAGACCCTGCCTTTGCTGTTTATGCCAATGAAAAACGAAGAGCAAAATGGTCAAATTACATGTATGGAGTATCCCAACTTTGAGAAAATAGTCAACTTGCCCATCATGCTCATTGGTGCCGTGTTTCTTGGCTTCGGCATTCCCTTGATCACCATACTGGTGTGCTATTCTGCGCTTTGCTCCAAACTCCGTCTGCTGGCCAAGTCCAATAAACTGATGGAGAAGTCGGGTCGCAGTCGCAAAGTTACCGGTGTGATTTGTGCCGTCATTCTAGTGTTTATGGTTTGCTACAGCCCGTATCATATTGACCTTCTGCAGTACATGATCAGGAAGCTCCAGTACAATCCAGATTGTTCAGAACTGCACAACTTTCAGATCTCTCTTCACATCACTGTCTGCCTCATGAACCTCAACTCGTGCCTGGACCCCTTCATATACTTTTTCGCCTGTAAGGGCTATAAGAAGAAGATACTCAAGCTGTTCAAGAAGCAAGTGAGCATGTCCTTCTCAAGTGTGGTCAGGACCTTCCCTGAGGAATCCTCCAAAGACGTGTTGGCAAACGACAAAATCCAAATAAGCTCCAGAAGCTACCAGAAAGAGAATAGCAGTATGCTACTGAATGAATAA